From one Eucalyptus grandis isolate ANBG69807.140 chromosome 9, ASM1654582v1, whole genome shotgun sequence genomic stretch:
- the LOC104420326 gene encoding agamous-like MADS-box protein AGL61, which yields MKGKTTGAKRMIEGVNAQRVAFSKRRPGLFKKASELCTLCATEMAIILFSPSGKPFSFGHPSVDAVLDRFEHPQTVCPTVTQAQTNGDQTLVELNRQYADVLERLEAEKKRAKELQHIKPLEIENLSFEQLMVLKKALADLKEKVDKKRMEPLALEASTSTPCERAIDASVISQFDGKHFDPREANVGEE from the coding sequence ATGAAGGGCAAAACAACTGGAGCAAAGAGGATGATCGAGGGTGTCAATGCACAACGAGTTGCCTTCTCGAAACGGCGACCAGGACTCTTCAAGAAAGCAAGCGAACTATGCACTCTTTGTGCCACTGAGATGGCGATTATTCTCTTCTCTCCTAGCGGCAAGCCTTTCTCCTTTGGACACCCTTCTGTGGATGCAGTCCTTGACAGGTTTGAGCATCCACAGACGGTTTGTCCTACTGTCACTCAGGCTCAAACTAATGGAGACCAGACCTTAGTTGAACTGAACAGACAATACGCAGATGTGCTCGAGCGACTGGAAGCCGAAAAGAAACGGGCAAAAGAGCTCCAACATATTAAGCCTCTGGAAATCGAAAACCTTAGCTTCGAACAGTTAATGGTATTAAAGAAGGCGCTGGCAGATCTCAAGGAAAAGGTGGACAAGAAAAGGATGGAGCCCTTGGCATTAGAAGCTTCAACTTCAACTCCTTGCGAAAGAGCTATTGATGCCTCTGTCATTAGCCAATTTGATGGCAAACACTTCGATCCTCGTGAAGCAAATGTTGGTGAGGAGTAG